CTTTTTTTCATTCTTAACTCTCTAAAGGATTCAAACGCAACTCAAATCTGTGCtggactttaaaaaaacaattcagGACCAAATTTTTTCtcagtgtgtgtgtttattcctTATAGGTGTAAATGAGAAGACGTGTTTTTTTCCTTCACCGATGCTCCATCCTcgtatttctttttccttgtaaatGTAATCAGATGCCATTTTATGTGTGGACGTATTTATACTGGCCAaacatttttttgcttttgtccctttttttctttcctttctttttacttgctttatttctttattccttccttttcttttccttttttctttctttctttctttttttttttttttttttttggtagttgttGTTACCCACGCCATTTTACGTCTCCTTCACTGAAGGGCTAgagttttaacttttaattttttatatttaaatgtagacttttgacacttttaaaaaacaaaaaaaagacaagagagatGAAAACGTTTGATTATTTTCTCAgtgtatttttgtaaaaaatatataaaggggGTGTTAATCGGTGTAAATCGCTGTTTGGATTTCCTGATTTTATAACAGGGCGGCTGGTTAATATCTCACACAGTTTAAAAAATCAGCCCCTAATTTCTCCATGTTTACACTTCAATCTGCAGGCTTCTTAAAGTGACAGTATCCCTTAACCTGCCACCAGTGTCCACCCTCCGATCCCTGTCTTGTAAAAAGGGGAGGAGAATTAGCCAAACACTGTAagcttttaagaaaaacaaagttttaaaagaaatactgCTCTGTCCAGAGGCTTTAAAACTGGTGCATTTACAGCAAAAAGGGATTCTGTAGCTTTAACTCGTAAACCACAtcttttttgcactttttttatAAGCAAAAACGTGCCGTTTAAACCACTGGATCTATCTAAATGCCGATTTGAGTTCGCGACACTATGTACTGCGTTTTTCATTCTTGTATTTGACTATTTAATCCTTTCTACTTGTCGctaaatataattgttttagtCTTATGGCATGATGATAGCATATGTGTTCAGGTTTATAGCTGTTgtgtttaaaaattgaaaaaagtggaaaacatctttgtacatttaagtctgtaTTATAATAAGCAAAAagattgtgtgtatgtatgtttaatATAACATGACAGGCACTAGGACGTCTGCCTTTTTAAGGCAGTTCCgttaagggtttttgtttttaaacttttttttgccATCCATCCTGTGCAATATGCCGTGTAGAATATTTGTCTTAAAATTCAAGgccacaaaaacaatgtttgggggaaaaaaagaaaaaatcatgccAGCTAATCATGTCAAGTTCACTGCCTGTCAGATTGTTGATATATACCTTCtgtaaataactttttttgagaaggaaataaaatcagctgGAACTGAACCCTAAATCTTGACTTTTGTCGTTATTATGTCCAATGCCTGAGATGGGAAAAGCCCTACGGTATCTAGACACTACACAATCTGccttagctttaaaaaaataagctatcAGAGGAGTCTTGTCAAATGCTACCTTATTGAGGAATATTAAATGTCTCTTGGCCAGATTTCTCCTGACCCTGAAATGATGGCATCAGCTGAATATGTGTCAACTCAACACATGCTTTCTAGGAATTTTCTGAGTTTACCATATTTAAAAACGCCCTTTGTCTTGGAATCTGAAAAAGAGGGGGAGGGGCAACGTGGACAGAATTCTTCACAGATGAAACTGGCTAGCTGATGTTATTTTGAACTTGGTGCTCCTGGAGCTGCTTTCTCCTTGATTTGCCCATGCTTACCTCTAGCAGTGGCTATAATGGGTTTCCAAGGGTTAAAGACAAATAAGCTGTTAAATTATCAGTAGATTATACAGGATAAGGCTTTTACCGATTATGAAATGCAAAAGGTgtatgcagtttttttttctcaagcagaaagGTTGATGTGGTGCTACGATCTCCATTTTTTGCCATGCCCAACATGGTGTTAATGTAAGAGAACTGCATCAATAAGGATGACCTGGAGGAGCTGGCTCCATATGGGCTCAGAGGAAAGTCCCCTGCCTCTCAAAATAGCACTTTGGCTGCTGGAGATTTGTGCTTTTTCTGAGAATCAGGCAGGATTGTGTAGACTGCAAGGAGAAAAAGTACTTGGATTTCTTAAGGCCTAATACTCTTGGATTTGAAACCTGCAGCTTGCTAAGTGGCACTATTTCCTGTTTATTTTGAGAGTTAACAATTGCTATTAACTAACAAAAGCCATCTTTACTTCCAAATGTGTgttaaaaatatgtcttttacATGTCTTGAGTTTTTCAGCACTGGAGAGGAGGGGTTAATAAGCAGAAGTGTTTGGAAATAATCCCTTACTCATTTGGATTACTTGTAGATTAGGGAGTATTATGCTGGAAGGTACACCTGGAAAAAGAGAACTTTGAGGACTGGTCTAAAAGGAGGGGGTTTTGTGGTTGTCCCATGGAAAGCAATGATCCATCCCCAAAAACCAATATAACTTGTGTTAAAATTTAATGTATCTCTTAAAGATAACTACtagttttcaacatttttttcatgtatggtgctcatatatttagttttaattgCATTTGTGTTCTGCAATTGGAATTCCCTTTTTTAAAATGACCTTAGAACAACATGGCATCTAAGTTTCTTCAAAGATCTTTGCAAAAGGAAAAACCCTTATTTAGAAAagtgcttttaatttttgttcattgCAGTGATAATATAATTGTTTAGCTTTTTTCAGACCCAAGGTATCAATAGCATGACATAAATGCAACCTAAATGATGCATTTTTGAAATGATGCATctgttttaaagtatatttttatttcggAGGATTCTCCTGTTAGAACTTACTTTCCCTTGACTCTCCATGTAAAAGcagatgctttaaatatttccttGAAGAATTTTGATAacattggtttaaaaataaaagctgaaatgtGTGTGTCCTTCCTGGCAGGTGGTAAAGTAAACATAAGAAGCATTTTTGTACAATGTCTTTTCCTCTGAGTCTGTTTTCATTAATAAGGAATACTTAATGTATTAGGTGGTAGAAGGCATAATAAACATGTGAAACCAAACAGTTTTgatttaatatgatttttttactTTCAGATAATTTGGATCAGTAGAAAAGAATaagtttcagattttcttttaagaatatcAAGCAATTGCTTCTGGCCCTGTGCTCCATCAGAAATGTGAATCCGTGATACTTGCTTAAGCAAGTTTTGTCAATTCCTAGTTGAATCCCTTTaagtgccaagaaaaaaaaaagcatgtaagcTCAGAGGGCGGGCCCAGCTCCTGGAAAGgcttttggggtttgtttttacCCTGCTCTTGGGGTACTAGGGGAGCTAAGGGATTCtgaggaaagcaagaaagcaaaggGTTAAATGGACATCAACATTTACCAAGGGTTTCCTGTGTTTGTAGGGTACACACAAATTAGAAGACATGGTCTGGAGAATGCTATGGTTCAGAATGCTTAattatgaatttaaaacaaatttagggATCCCAAGGAAGTATTTGAAAAgatagaaatgttaaaaaaaaaaaaaaaaattaggaatacaAACCCATCTACCCATTTGGAGAGTGTAAGGTTGGtatgctttatttctctttctggtggtttttgttttgtgccTCCTCCTGGCACTCCTCCTATTAAGGCCTACAGAATACCTCTCTAACCCATATTCACTAGGGTTTACCCCTAACCCTGTCTTTCTGGAGAGTGATATCTCCATGCGCATTTCTTAGTTTTCACTATCATTTGAAAGCTAAAGTGGAGGGGTGGGAAGAAAGCATCGCCAGGCATCTGCATGGTGTTTCAGGCTCTGCCAAGTGTCTATGGCCATTCCTCTTTGCTGAGGATAAAGCGCAGAATTCACAGGCTGCTCTTCAAGGCCTTGCATAAAGGGTTTTAGCCCAACTTTCCAGTTCTTCCAATTGCAGTATAACCAAACTGCTCTTTCCTGATAGACTGGAATTCTTGAAGGACAGGAACTAGGCATTGAATACTTCTCGTATTCCCCAGTTTGCTTTCACTGCTTCTTTTCACATAATAAATGCTAAATTCTTATTTGTTGACTTAACATTTACATGGTTTCCATGGGGCCCTAAGAGCTTCCAACATGCATTTGCATTTTATGCTGCCTGTGGTAAGTACCAGCGCTGGATTACATGAAAACCTGAATTAGAATTCTGCCTCTGAAACCAACAAGCTGGAGGACCTTGGACAGATTTCTCAGCCTTTTTAAGTTTCCGTGTTTTAAATCGTCATACAGAAAGAGGGCTATCTAATGTAGACAGCTGTCCTGAGAATAGAGTGAAGCGGAACATGTGTGATACGTCGTAATGCCTGGCCTACCCCATGGGCTCCTTGAATGCTAGAACCTGACCTTATGGGTGGTTCTAAAAAGCTAATGTATGTAAAGCCTAACACAGTGCCAGCAACATAGAAGATGctttaaattctaaaaatagGGAGCAAAGCAGCGAGGCCGGGGCCCGAACTGGGGTTCTGTGCCCGCGGGGCTGCTGCCCCAGCTGGACTACCGCCATGGAACTCAGCACCAAATACCTCATGGAGAAGCTGCAGCGGGACCTGGCGGCGGAGCATGTGGCAGTGGAGGACAACACGACCCGCAGCCTTTGCGCCTGTAGCTTCCGAGTTCTGGCGGTGTCGGCCAAGTTCGAGCGCAAGCCGATGCTTCAGAGACACCGGCTGGTGAACGCGTGCCTAGCAGAAGGGCTCCTGCACATCAATGCCTTTGAACAGAAAACCCTGATCCCAGAGCAGTGGGCCCGTGAGCGGTAGAAATGAGGGACTGGGACTTGCACAgccattaaattaaaaatctggaaaataaaaattataaaaataaatctcctGAATCAATGTTTCTCAGTCTGCTACACGAATCCCcagcatcagaattacctggagatTCTTGTGAAGAGTAGCGATTATACGGATTGCCAGCCACAGTCAGACTGTGGGGATGGGGCCTTAATGAGCACCCCCGCATAGATTTCCAATGCTCATTGAAGTTTGGAGATCAGTACCCTCACTGTATTTTAGCATATTCTCCCGATAAGTATGCAGACAAGGGATTATGACGCCTTCATTGTTTCAGCATGGAGAAATTGAGTTGAGAATGGCCCAATGGCTGATCTGaggtcacaaggtcagaagtGCCAGAAAGGGTATTAGAACTCTATCTCCCGAGCCCTAGAATCAGCCTAGAACTTTCGCCTTCTCCATTTCTACCGAAGGCTTGGTCCCTTGGCAAAAATTGGCAGTCCCTGCACTTTCCTTAGCCCTCTGACTCCCTATCCATTTTCTCAAGGATGCCCTTCCACCATCCTAGTTGAAGTTTTAAGTTTGGGCTGggggtgtggctcatgcctgtaatcctagccccttgggaggccaaggcgggtggatcacctgaggtcaggagtttgagaccagcctgaccaacatggtgaaatcccctctccactaaaaatacaaaaaaattagctgagtgtagtggcacatgcctttaatccttgctacctgggagactaaggcaggagaatcgcttgaacctgggaggtgaagttgcagtgagccaagattgcaccattgcgctccagccagggcaacaagagcaaaaatccatctcaaaaaaaaaaaagtgtaagtttAAGTAATTAGCCAagttaatatgtatatatattccagTTAAACAACTATGTGCTAAAAGATGAACCCAGGGACTGATGTTTGGAAGAAGTATCCAAGGCAGAGAACAGAAATGATATAAATACAGTGCCTGAAACTTCTGCTTTGTTGTTTAAAAGGCAGAGCTTCCAGCAAGTGAGAAAATTGGAAATTATTCAGAGCCCACTCAGCTTTTATAGAGAGGGATATCGTCTACCCATTATATCCTAATGAGATTGACCGTTGGCTACAGTTAACTTGAAGGGTTTTATGGTTTCCTGCATGTGTTGTTTTCCTTCTCtatgttaaaaagaagaaaaaaaaaaaacctctcacaTCACTAAACGGTATTTCCCAGGGGGCTGTCTGAGTAGGCTGCTGCATTTTGGTTTGGGCCTTAGTTAACAATGGACttctatgtgtgtatgtttgtgaatACAGGTGATAATAAATTTAGCccgttttattttcttttggcagTTTCAATTCAGGGCAATTGGTTTATGGAGTACCGCCAAACAGGCCTAAGTCAAGTCATGGCAGGAAGTTTCTCGTAGGGCCTACCCTGCAGATTTTTTAAGGACCAAATTCTAAGTCATTTGTGCACCAATATACACAGCTGCTTTGCATCATACGTAAGACATTCTAAGGATATTCCATTTGAGTGTTTTTTTAAGGGTAGGACattaagaaacaaatgaaatatcatTGACTTAGCCCACTTGCTTctttagatatttttccaaatacaTAATTCTTTGGATTAGTTTTTAAACACATAATGAATGTGCTGTTTCCTGACATAACATGCAGTTGAAAGGCAAGTGAAAACACTGTCTATTATCCTTAGTAGGTAGGCTCTCTCCAGTCAGTGAATGCCCAGCAGTGTAGGGCAATGGTTGACTAATGCATGAGATGCATGTAACTGCTTTTATAAGAGCTAAGCAGAAGGGTCCTGTTGAATGATCCGTTAGCTCCCCTTGTATGTGTGGTTGTTACATTCTTTCCTACCAGCCCCTGCCCTAACTTCCTCAGATCAACACCTAAAGCCTGTGAAAATAGTCTCTTCTGGAACCCCTGACCTTCAGTCTCTGCCCCTGCTTTCTCCCTTCCCATTCCCACACTTTCTATGTGGGCCTTTTATCTCTCCTGTTTGCCAATTCCCCTTAGACTTTGAATAATTTGTCTGAAGTTCCTGGGAAGTTGTGGGGCTGTCTGTAGTCTCAAAATACACTGCACTTTGTTCCTTCTCTAGGCCGAGGTAGGTCCAAAAGCCTGTCTTTGAAAGAGGTGGTGCTAAGTACATTGGGGGATTTActaacagttttaattttttggatgAGCACCCAATGAATCCAAAagctggaggaaagaaaaaataagaggcAAAAGATGAAGGTGGGTGGTACATTGCAATTCCGATATCTCCCAAAGAATGTGAAGTAAATTAAGGGAACACGGATTAAGATTTCCAGTTCTTATTGTtacaacaatatattttatacatgtcttTTCAAACACATGAGAGTTTTCCTTGAGTAGTTACTACAAGTGGAAAGTTGCTGGGTCTTAGTCTTATAGACAAAGGCTTTTGACAGTTTTGGTACCCTGGAGCTGGTTAGGTATAAAGTGGTTTGAGGAGAGAAAAACTAGTGATATGTCTAAATGAACACAGGTTAAAAAGTAAACCAAACTTTCAAACATCATTTTAACCCCCAGAGAAGGTGAAtagattattttaatatgtaagtaGATACATCTGCAAATCATACTGAGATGATTTTTCTATCCCAAGTGTCTGATAACATACATGAATAGAAAGACGAACAATTACAGTAATAGCCTTGACACTGACATGGTGACAAAGTATGGGGACTTTAGCACTACCGAAATAAACATGAGAACAGAGATCAGCTCTCtttggtctttttcttcttccatgaGAACTCATCAGGCTGATTCCCATTTCTGCATTACcagcctcactttttttttttttttttcttttgctaggcTCTGTGATTGCAAGGAACAGAATCACTCAAGTAACCTGAAAGCGTGGGGCTTTATTACAAAGAGACATGGGGCTTTATTACAAAGAAACACAAGGCTACAAGGGAACTGAAAATGTCATGGTAGTTCTAGGAGAAATAGCGTTCAAGATCCATGGCAGCTTTAGAGAGCAGGTTAAGTGGTTGCCGATTTAGCATCAAGATTGtgcagatggccgggcgcggtggctcacgcctgtaatcccagcactttgggaggccaaggcgggcggatcacaaggtcaggagatcgagaccatcctggctaacacggtgaaaccccatctctactaaaaatacaaaaaattagccccgcacggtggcggacgcctatagtcccagctattcgggaggctgaggcaggagaatggcgtgaacctgggaggtggagcttgcagtgagccgagatcacaccactgcactccagcctgggcgacagagtgagactccgtctcaaaaaaaaaaaaaagattgtgcaGATAATTAATATGCTCAGGTATTCTGTtagttttcctctgtgtgttGATTTTCTCCCAATATCAAATCTTGCTTCTGTTTTCCATATTTTGTCCTTCATATTCCCTTTTAAGAcagctctgggctgggcacagtggctcaggcctataatcccagcactttggggggccttggtgggtggatcacttgaggtcaggagttcaagatcagcctggccagcatggtgaaacccatctctattaaaaatacaaaagttggccgggcaaagtggctcatgtctctaatcccagcactttgggaggccaaggcaggcagatcacgagatcaagagatcgagaccatcctggccaacatggtgaaaaccccgtctctactaaaaatacaaaaattagctggccatggtggggtaagcccgtagtcccagctactcgggaggctgaggcaggagaaccacttgaagccgggaggtggaggttgcagtgagccaagatggtgccactgccctctggcctggagacagagcgagactttgtctcaaaaaaaaaaaacaacattcgctgggcatgatggcatgcacctgtaatcccagctactctggaggctgaggcaggagaatcgcttgaacccaggaggcggaagttgcagtgagttgagacggtaccactgcactccagcctgagcaacagagcaaaactccatctaaaaaaaaaaaaaaaaaaaaaaggccgggtgtggtggctcaagcctggcctataatcccagcactctgggaggccgagacgggtggatcacgaggtcaggagatcgagaccatcctggctaacacggtgaaaccccgtctctactaaaaaatacaaaacctagccgggcgaggtggcgggcacctgtagtcccagctactcgggaggctgaggcaggagaatggcgtgaacccgggaggcggagcttgcagtgagctgagatcgtaccactgcactccagcctgggccacagagcgagactccgtctcaaaaaaaaaagaaaaaaagacaactctGCATGGCAGTTATTTCAATTACTTGCCAAGCAATGAACCGGCTGCTTTGGCGTTGTGTGCCTACTTTTGAACAAATCACTTATTAATTGATTATATTCTTTACTCTCCCATCCctcttaattttgcttttgttcctaGGTCTGATGGCTCTCATACGTcctcttatatttttttctttgaccttcATATGCTAAGGGAGGGTAAACCCCAAGGTTCACAGAACATCCACCCTTCCTCCTCCACCATCCACAGTATCCTCATTTCAGACAGACTGACTTGGCTTTTATGTATTTAAGATTCTAACTTTTTCCCTGTAGCTCAAATTTTGGCACTCAGGCCTAAATATATAAACAGCAGAGATTAAATATACCACATTCTAAAGGGAAGCCAGGTGAAGGCCTTACCCCAGTAATCCAGAGCAGAAAAGATCCTACCATAGTCAATATTGCCCGTCTCAACACTGCTTCTCCAGTCCAAATAAGCGCGGGattggaaaaaggaaaggaagagagtcAAGGAGTCCTGAAACATCCTCGAGGGGAGCCCACTGCTTCCTTGCCCCATTCCAAAACCAAGTGACGGGAAAGTTCCAAAGGATTCTCCAGGAGAATAATTCATAGAGAGTGGGGTGTCTACGGGAAGGGAAGGCTGGTATTTTATTTGTACTCCGTCATCTGCTTAACCAGCTGAGTTGTTCTACCAGAGAAAGATGGGGTTGGGAATGTGCAGGTGGGCTGGAGGGGATTGTTGACTATCTGCTTTCTACCATTCGACACAGCAAGGATATGCGTCTCCATGGGTCAAGTACATGGAAGTAGGAATTGAAGAAGCAAGAAGATTGTGTGGAATACTGTGGGGAGCGGGAATTAGAGTGGTATAGAAGAATTCAGGCTGGAGTTTTCCAAGGCAAAATGGACTTGGAGAGGACAGAAGGACCCACCTATGTGCCCTTGGGAAAACCAGCATTTAGATGCCCACCTTACAAAAGGCCATCAATGGCCGGTAGGTGTTAGCTGGAGAATCAGCTCACAGTGACAGCCACAAGCCTCTAACGGTGACCGGTTAAGTAGAGGGATACTTGTATTTTTCCCTGTCCTGCATCCTTCCCCCAACAACTAGAGGAGCTAGGCTTTGAAGTAAGAGGAGAGAAAGTATCCTTCTACTCCAAGCAACTCAAGTTGACTCGGAAGTAGAAGAGATTGATTTAATTACTTATTTCGAGACAGGGCCTCTCTCTcatccccaggctagagtgcagtggcataattacaactcat
This is a stretch of genomic DNA from Rhinopithecus roxellana isolate Shanxi Qingling chromosome 4, ASM756505v1, whole genome shotgun sequence. It encodes these proteins:
- the LOC104654798 gene encoding uncharacterized protein LOC104654798 isoform X1 gives rise to the protein MELSTKYLMEKLQRDLAAEHVLPSSGGVGQVRAQADASETPAGERVPSRRAPAHQCL
- the LOC104654798 gene encoding bolA-like protein 2 isoform X2 — protein: MELSTKYLMEKLQRDLAAEHVAVEDNTTRSLCACSFRVLAVSAKFERKPMLQRHRLVNACLAEGLLHINAFEQKTLIPEQWARER